A portion of the Sabethes cyaneus chromosome 3, idSabCyanKW18_F2, whole genome shotgun sequence genome contains these proteins:
- the LOC128742108 gene encoding EF-hand domain-containing protein D2 homolog: MSADSELFSVLNRRQQINDALENGEEVKHTYRVVNIYTEFHEFSRKEIKDYQATFSNYDVGKDGFLDLAELKIMMEKLGAPQTHLGLKGMIAEVDEDKDGKISFREFLLIYRKARAGELVSDSGLGQLARLTEINVDEVGVNGAKNFFEAKIEQQLRTNKFHDEIREEQEEKRRMEEERIVRRQQFQQRAAVFQ, translated from the exons ATGTCAGCTGACTCGGAACTGTTCTCCGTCCTGAACCGCCGCCAGCAGATAAACGATGCTCTGGAGAACGGCGAAGAGGTAAAGCACACCTATCGTGTCGTTAACATCTACACCGAGTTCCACGAGTTCTCGCGAAAGGAAATCAAAGACTACCAAGCGACCTTCTCCAA TTACGATGTCGGCAAGGACGGTTTCCTCGATCTGGCTGAGCTGAAAATCATGATGGAGAAGCTCGGTGCTCCACAGACCCATCTCGGCCTGAAGGGAATGATCGCCGAAGTGGACGAGGACAAAGACGGCAAGATTTCGTTCCGAGAGTTCCTGCTAATTTACAG AAAAGCGCGAGCTGGCGAACTGGTTTCGGACTCCGGGCTCGGTCAGTTGGCTAGGCTCACGGAGATCAATGTCGATGAGGTTGGTGTGAATGGAGCTAAGAACTTCTTCGAGGCCAAAATCGAACAGCAATTGAGAACAAACAAGTTCCACGATGAGATCAG AGAAGAACAGGAGGAAAAACGCCGCATGGAAGAGGAACGTATTGTTCGGCGACAGCAGTTTCAGCAGCGCGCAGCCGTTTTTCAGTAA